One Gossypium raimondii isolate GPD5lz chromosome 3, ASM2569854v1, whole genome shotgun sequence genomic window carries:
- the LOC105794317 gene encoding alpha,alpha-trehalose-phosphate synthase [UDP-forming] 6, translating into MVSRSYSNLLELASGEAPSLGRISRRIPRIMTVPGIISDIDDDPSESVCSDPSSSSSQKDRIIMVANQLPIRAHRKSDNNKNGSSSCSTTTTSNNWIFSWDDNSLLLQMRDGLGDDDVEVIYIGCLKEEIHPNEQDEVSQILLETFKCVPTFLPPDLFSRYYHGFCKQQLWPLFHYMLPLSPDLGGRFNRSLWQAYVSVNKIFADRIMEVINPEDDFVWVHDYHLMVLPTFLRKRFNRVKLGFFLHSPFPSSEIYKTLPIREELLRAFLNADLIGFHTFDYARHFLSCCSRMLGLTYESKRGYIGVEYYGRTVSIKILPMGIHMGQLESVLSLPETEAKVTELLKQYCDQGKTMLLGVDDMDIFKGISLKLLAMEQLLLQHPECQGKVVLVQIALPARGRGKDVKEVQEETYSTVKRINETFGKPGYDPIVLIDEPLKFYERIAYYVVAECCLVTAVRDGMNLIPYEYIISRQGNEMLNKVLGLEPSTPKKSMLVVSEFIGCSPSLSGAIRVNPWNIDAVADAMDCALAMAEAEKQLRHEKHYRYVSTHHVGYWAHSFLQDLERTCREHSRRRCWGIGFGLSFRVVALDPNFRKLSMEHIVSAYKRTTTRAILLDYDGTLMPQASIDKSPSSKSLDILNSLCRDRNNMVFIVSAKSRKTLTEWFSPCEKLGIAAEHGYFLRLKGDVEWETCVPAVDCAWKQIAEPVMKQYMETTDGSYIEDKETALVWCYEDADPDFGSCQAKELLDHLESVLANEPVTVKSGQNFVEVKPQGVSKGLVAKRLLSTMQERGMLPDFVLCIGDDRSDEDMFEVIISSVLGPLIDPRAEVFACTVGKKPSKAKYYLDDTVEICRLMQGLASVSDQMHSVLA; encoded by the exons ATGGTATCAAGATCATACTCGAATCTCTTGGAGCTAGCCTCCGGTGAGGCTCCATCTTTAGGCCGAATTAGCCGTAGGATTCCCCGGATTATGACGGTCCCGGGGATCATTTCCGATATCGACGATGATCCATCAGAGAGTGTATGCTCTGATccatcctcctcctcctcccaGAAAGACCGAATTATCATGGTAGCTAATCAGCTGCCGATAAGGGCACATAGGAAATcggataataataaaaatgggagTAGCAGCTGTAGCACCACCACCACCAGCAATAATTGGATTTTCAGCTGGGATGATAATTCACTTCTCCTTCAAATGAGAGATGGTTTAGGAGATGATGATGTTGAGGTGATTTATATTGGGTGTTTAAAGGAAGAAATCCACCCAAATGAACAAGATGAGGTCTCCCAGATTCTTTTAGAGACCTTCAAGTGTGTGCCCACTTTTTTGCCCCCTGATCTTTTTAGCAGGTATTATCATGGCTTTTGTAAGCAGCAATTGTGGCCTTTGTTTCATTATATGTTGCCTTTATCTCCGGATCTAGGAGGTAGGTTTAATCGGTCTTTGTGGCAAGCCTATGTATCGGTCAATAAGATTTTCGCGGATAGGATCATGGAGGTGATTAACCCGGAGGATGATTTCGTTTGGGTACATGACTATCATCTCATGGTCTTACCAACTTTCTTGCGGAAGAGGTTCAATAGGGTTAAATTGGGGTTTTTTCTTCACAGTCCATTTCCTTCGTCAGAGATATACAAGACATTGCCTATTAGGGAAGAGCTTTTACGTGCCTTTTTGAATGCGGATTTAATCGGGTTTCATACTTTCGATTATGCGAGGCATTTTTTGTCGTGCTGTAGTCGAATGCTTGGTCTTACTTATGAATCCAAGAGAGGGTATATAGGTGTTGAGTATTATGGAAGAACTGTTAGTATCAAAATTCTCCCTATGGGGATACACATGGGTCAGCTGGAGTCGGTTTTGAGCCTTCCAGAGACTGAAGCCAAGGTTACAGAGCTTCTTAAGCAGTATTGCGATCAAGGGAAGACAATGTTGCTTGGGGTTGATGATATGGACATATTTAAGGGTATTAGTTTGAAGCTGCTAGCAATGGAACAACTACTTTTGCAGCATCCCGAGTGCCAAGGGAAGGTAGTGCTGGTTCAGATAGCACTTCCAGCTAGAGGCCGAGGAAAAGATGTGAAAGAGGTGCAGGAAGAGACATATTCAACCGTGAAGCGGATTAATGAAACTTTCGGGAAGCCTGGGTATGACCCCATCGTATTGATTGATGAACCGCTTAAGTTTTACGAGAGGATTGCATATTATGTTGTTGCAGAGTGTTGTTTAGTAACAGCTGTAAGGGATGGAATGAATCTCATACCCTATGAGTATATCATCAGTCGGCAGGGGAACGAGATGTTGAATAAGGTTTTGGGGTTGGAGCCATCTACACCAAAGAAAAGCATGCTAGTTGTTTCAGAATTCATTGGTTGCTCCCCATCTCTGAGTGGAGCAATTCGAGTAAATCCGTGGAACATTGATGCTGTAGCAGATGCAATGGACTGTGCCCTCGCTATGGCAGAAGCAGAAAAACAGCTCAGGCATGAAAAGCATTACAGATATGTGAGTACACATCATGTTGGTTACTGGGCTCATAGTTTCCTTCAGGATTTGGAGAGGACTTGTCGAGAACATTCTAGACGGAGATGCTGGGGTATTGGTTTTGGGCTAAGTTTTCGAGTTGTGGCTCTTGATCCGAACTTCAGAAAGCTCTCAATGGAGCACATTGTATCAGCTTACAAGAGGACTACCACTAGGGCGATTCTTCTAGACTATGATGGCACTTTAATGCCACAGGCTTCGATTGATAAGAGCCCATCATCTAAATCCCTTGACATCCTAAATAGCCTGTGCAGAGATAGAAACAACATGGTTTTCATTGTTAGTGCTAAAAGCCGAAAGACACTCACTGAATGGTTTTCTCCGTGTGAGAAACTAGGAATTGCTGCTGAGCATGGCTACTTCTTGAG gcTCAAGGGAGACGTGGAATGGGAGACATGTGTACCAGCCGTGGACTGTGCATGGAAGCAGATTGCAGAACCTGTGATGAAGCAATACATGGAGACTACTGATGGATCCTACATCGAAGATAAGGAAACTGCCCTTGTCTGGTGTTATGAGGATGCAGATCCGGATTTTGGATCATGCCAAGCTAAAGAACTTCTTGATCATCTCGAAAGTGTGCTGGCCAATGAACCTGTTACGGTAAAGAGTGGGCAGAATTTTGTCGAGGTTAAGCCACAG GGTGTAAGCAAGGGTCTAGTTGCAAAGCGCCTACTCTCCACAATGCAAGAGAGGGGTATGTTGCCGGACTTTGTTCTCTGCATAGGAGACGACAGATCTGATGAAGACATGTTCGAGGTAATCATAAGTTCAGTATTGGGGCCGTTGATCGATCCCAGAGCAGAAGTGTTTGCATGTACTGTGGGTAAAAAACCAAGTAAGGCTAAGTACTACCTGGACGATACGGTGGAAATCTGTAGGTTGATGCAGGGTCTGGCTTCTGTTTCAGATCAAATGCATTCGGTGTTGGCTTAG